In the Gemmatimonadota bacterium genome, one interval contains:
- the ccoN gene encoding cytochrome-c oxidase, cbb3-type subunit I: MSESRSAPAGAAGAARLESFSYDDVIVRKFLFVTILWGFVGMLVGVLIAIQMAYPEWNLAPFLTFGRLRPLHTNAVIFAFAGNAIFTGVYYSTQRLTKARMFSDALSNAHFWGWQLIIVAAALTLPLGFTQAKEYAELEWPIDLMIAVVWVIFAINYVGTLIKRRERHLYVALWFYLASIITVAVLHIFNNLSVPAGFLKSYSIYAGVQDAFMQWWYGHNAVAFFLTTPFLGMMYYFMPKAAEGPVFSYKLSILHFWTLVFMYIWAGPHHLHYTSLPEWASTLGMIFSVMLWAPSWGGMINGLLTLRGGWHKVADDPILKFMVIALTGYGMSTFEGPMLSIKAVNSLSHYTDWTIAHVHSGALTWNGFFTFGMIYWLAPRLFQTELYSKKLMNTHFWIATIGIVLYIVSIYSAGVTQGLMWRAFDETGRLQYPDFVETVARLIPMYWVRVVGGTLYLVGVIIFAYNIVKTWGKRPAAYTVPVVQAPALAKQYVPEPLRPGVDVPATAFGRFMNLTFHRSWERAPILFTVLTTVAVAVASLFEIIPTFLIKSNVPTIASVKPYTPLELAGRDLYIREGCFNCHSQQIRPLRFETERYGEYSKPGESVYEHPFLWGSRRIGPDLAREGGMKSNLWHLRHFQNPREVNAKSIMPAYTHMITNDLDFDGIQQRVDAMAMLGVPYGDAVNTAPDMARAQAKTIAADLAVTGGGNGFETKEVTALIAYMQRLGRDIQTAPGVAANRTSAPAPATGTAPAVAPAGGHP, translated from the coding sequence ATGAGCGAATCCCGGAGCGCCCCAGCCGGAGCGGCAGGCGCCGCAAGGCTCGAGTCGTTCAGCTACGATGACGTCATCGTACGCAAGTTCCTGTTCGTGACGATCCTGTGGGGATTCGTCGGCATGCTGGTTGGGGTGTTGATCGCCATCCAGATGGCGTACCCCGAGTGGAACCTCGCCCCGTTTCTCACCTTTGGTCGTCTGCGCCCGCTGCACACCAACGCGGTGATCTTCGCCTTCGCGGGCAATGCGATCTTCACGGGGGTCTATTACTCGACGCAGCGCCTGACCAAGGCGCGCATGTTTTCCGACGCGTTGAGCAACGCGCATTTCTGGGGTTGGCAGCTGATCATCGTTGCCGCCGCCCTCACCCTCCCGCTGGGCTTCACGCAGGCCAAGGAGTACGCCGAGCTGGAGTGGCCGATCGACCTCATGATCGCGGTGGTGTGGGTCATCTTCGCGATCAACTATGTGGGGACGCTGATCAAGCGCCGTGAGCGCCACCTCTACGTGGCGCTCTGGTTCTATCTGGCCTCGATCATCACGGTGGCCGTGCTGCACATTTTCAACAACCTGTCCGTGCCGGCCGGGTTTCTGAAGAGCTACAGCATCTACGCCGGGGTGCAGGACGCCTTCATGCAGTGGTGGTACGGCCACAACGCGGTGGCCTTCTTCCTCACGACGCCGTTCCTGGGGATGATGTACTACTTCATGCCCAAGGCGGCGGAGGGGCCGGTCTTCAGCTACAAGCTGTCGATCCTGCACTTCTGGACGCTGGTCTTCATGTACATCTGGGCCGGGCCGCACCACCTGCACTACACGTCGCTCCCCGAGTGGGCGTCGACGTTAGGCATGATCTTCTCGGTCATGCTGTGGGCGCCGAGCTGGGGGGGCATGATCAACGGCCTCCTGACGCTGCGCGGCGGGTGGCACAAGGTGGCCGACGACCCGATTCTCAAGTTCATGGTCATCGCCCTCACCGGCTACGGCATGTCGACCTTCGAAGGGCCGATGCTGTCGATCAAGGCGGTGAACTCGCTCTCGCACTACACCGACTGGACCATCGCCCACGTGCACTCCGGGGCGCTCACCTGGAACGGCTTCTTCACGTTCGGCATGATCTACTGGCTCGCGCCGCGGCTCTTCCAGACGGAGTTGTACAGCAAGAAGCTGATGAACACGCACTTCTGGATCGCCACGATCGGCATCGTGCTGTACATCGTCTCCATCTACTCGGCCGGCGTCACGCAGGGACTGATGTGGCGCGCGTTCGACGAGACGGGGCGCCTGCAGTATCCCGATTTCGTCGAGACCGTGGCCCGCCTGATCCCCATGTACTGGGTGCGCGTGGTTGGCGGCACGTTGTACCTGGTGGGCGTGATCATCTTTGCCTACAACATCGTGAAGACGTGGGGCAAGCGCCCGGCGGCCTACACCGTTCCGGTCGTCCAGGCCCCGGCGCTGGCCAAGCAGTACGTCCCGGAGCCGTTACGCCCCGGCGTTGACGTGCCGGCCACGGCGTTCGGCCGCTTCATGAACCTGACCTTCCACCGGTCGTGGGAGCGCGCCCCGATTCTCTTCACCGTGCTCACCACGGTGGCGGTGGCAGTGGCCTCGCTCTTCGAGATCATCCCGACGTTCCTCATCAAGTCGAACGTCCCGACCATCGCGTCCGTCAAGCCGTACACGCCGCTGGAACTGGCGGGGCGCGACCTCTACATCCGCGAAGGGTGCTTCAACTGTCACTCGCAGCAGATTCGCCCGCTGCGCTTCGAGACAGAGCGCTACGGCGAGTACTCCAAGCCGGGTGAGTCGGTGTACGAGCATCCCTTCCTCTGGGGCTCGCGCCGCATCGGGCCCGATCTGGCGCGGGAGGGCGGGATGAAGAGCAACCTCTGGCACCTACGCCACTTCCAGAACCCGCGCGAAGTGAACGCCAAGTCGATCATGCCGGCGTACACCCACATGATCACCAACGACCTCGACTTCGACGGGATCCAGCAGCGCGTCGACGCGATGGCGATGCTGGGCGTGCCGTACGGGGACGCGGTGAACACGGCGCCCGACATGGCGCGCGCGCAGGCCAAGACGATCGCGGCCGATCTCGCGGTGACCGGTGGTGGCAACGGCTTCGAGACGAAGGAAGTCACCGCGCTCATCGCCTACATGCAGCGGTTAGGGCGTGACATCCAGACGGCGCCGGGAGTGGCGGCCAACCGGACGTCGGCTCCGGCCCCCGCCACGGGAACCGCACCGGCGGTCGCGCCCGCAGGAGGGCATCCATGA